In Equus przewalskii isolate Varuska chromosome 15, EquPr2, whole genome shotgun sequence, a single genomic region encodes these proteins:
- the LRRC3B gene encoding leucine-rich repeat-containing protein 3B: MNLVDLWLTRSLSMCLLLQSFVLMILCFHSASMCPKGCLCSSSGGLNVTCSNANLKEIPRDLPPETVLLYLDSNQITSIPNEIFKDLHQLRVLNLSKNGIEFIDEHAFKGVAETLQTLDLSDNRIQSVHKNAFNNLKARARIANNPWHCDCTLQQVLRSMASNHETAHNVICKTSVLDEHAGRPFLNAANDADLCNLPKKTTDYAMLVTMFGWFTMVISYVVYYVRQNQEDARRHLEYLKSLPSRQKKADEPDDISTVV; this comes from the coding sequence ATGAATCTGGTAGACCTGTGGTTAACCCGTTCCCTCTCCATGTGTCTCCTCCTACAAAGTTTTGTTCTTATGATACTGTGCTTTCATTCTGCCAGTATGTGTCCCAAGGGCTGTCTTTGTTCTTCCTCTGGGGGTTTAAATGTCACCTGTAGCAATGCAAATCTCAAGGAAATACCTAGAGATCTTCCTCCTGAGACAGTCTTATTGTATCTGGACTCCAATCAGATCACATCTATCCCCAATGAGATTTTTAAGGACCTCCATCAGCTGAGAGTTCTCAACTTGTCCAAAAATGGCATTGAGTTTATCGATGAGCATGCCTTCAAAGGAGTAGCTGAAACTTTGCAGACTCTGGACTTGTCTGACAACCGGATTCAAAGTGTGCACAAAAATGCCTTCAATAACCTGAAGGCGCGGGCCAGAATCGCCAACAACCCCTGGCACTGCGACTGCACTCTGCAGCAAGTTCTCAGGAGCATGGCTTCCAATCATGAGACAGCCCACAACGTGATCTGTAAGACTTCTGTGTTGGATGAACATGCCGGGAGACCATTCCTCAATGCTGCCAATGATGCTGACCTTTGTAACCTCCCGAAAAAAACTACCGATTATGCCATGCTGGTCACCATGTTTGGCTGGTTCACCATGGTGATCTCATATGTGGTGTATTACGTGAGGCAAAATCAGGAGGATGCGCGGAGACACCTTGAATACTTGAAATCCCTGCCAAGCAGGCAAAAGAAAGCCGATGAACCCGACGACATTAGCACTGTGGTATAG